The Lepisosteus oculatus isolate fLepOcu1 chromosome 4, fLepOcu1.hap2, whole genome shotgun sequence genome window below encodes:
- the LOC107077275 gene encoding zinc finger protein 585A-like isoform X2 translates to MAETDTEGVPQGLPTPGSEAGTSALMPCCVKNDTDLDSIHSGDHSRSNTQVPGTMAQSFENAQVSKMIKTEPEEQDCMKPDQDSLQPVHNTELRCLEHMGTAGSGAQQPTGRPKAPRTESVTETPIKLEPMPVSEVPIKSEPTSFTEVPITSEPHLIPDTQFKLEPDSITEGAVKTEPRSVTGRPVKLEPESVGPGEGLSAGSRSPEPSSTPSPSTLSVSTSTVETPGDPADCHRCPQCGKTFSNLGNLKTHQRIHTGEKPFSCSQCGKSFSQLGNLKTHQRFHTGEKPFCCSQCGKSFSVLVALKTHQRIHTGERPYSCSQCGKSFRQVGVLQKHRRVHTGERPYCCPRCGKSFSQAGHLKQHEHVHTGARPFLCPQCGKRFHLAAELKTHGRTHTGEKPYGCEQCAKRFTSSESLKSHRRAHTGEKPYCCAQCGKSYSLSKSLKNHQLIHTGERPYRCGSCDKSFRVKTQLREHQRIHTGERPYRCDRCGRGFTKSGGLKVHQRIHTGERPFGCDRCGKSFITSGGLQKHQSNHTGERPFCCAHCGTTFYELAKLKRHQRIHTGERPFSCAQCGKSFNQSAHLKVHQQVHAKRRPHRCAQCGKSFAILWTLKRHERIHTGQRPYCCSQCGKSFSQSGQLKTHQRIHTGERPYSCSQCGKSFRYLANVRSHQQTHTGEKAHCCSLCGKSFSTSGVLKRHQKTHTGERPFCCSQCGRSFCTSAYLKTHQQTHTGERPFPCPLCGKCFRSLKILKMHQQIHTGERPHCCSQCGKSFSSSGNLKTHQRVHTGERPHCCSQCGKSFTTSGNLKKHVQLHTGERPFCCPQCGKSFSNVETLKTHQRTHTGERPFCCPQCGKSFSRLEVLKVHERIHTGERPYSCSRCGKSFSAVGHLRTHQRTHTGERPFCCPQCGKSFGDSSHLKRHRQIHSREAAGRTAGVSPGAEPQGCGLQS, encoded by the exons ATGGCAGAGACGGACACGGAGGGCGTCCCACAGGGACTCCCCACGCCGGGGTCTGAGGCAGGAACGTCAGCCCTCATGCCCTGCTGTGTCAAAAACGACACTGACTTGGACTCCATCCACTCTGGAGATCATTCCCGTTCCAATACACAGGTCCCTGGCACTATGGCTCAGAGCTTTGAAAACGCTCAAGTGAGCAAAATGATCAAAACAGAGCCTGAAGAACAGGACTGCATGAAGCCAGATCAGGACAGCCTGCAGCCCGTCCACAACACCGAGCTACGTTGTCTGGAGCACATGGGCACGGCTGGTTCAGGGGCCCAGCAGCCTACTGGCAGGCCCAAGGCGCCCAGGACTGAGTCTGTTACAGAGACACCCATTAAATTAGAGCCCATGCCTGTTTCAGAGGTCCCCATCAAATCAGAACCCACATCTTTTACAGAGGTCCCCATTACATCAGAACCCCACTTGATCCCAGACACACAGTTTAAGTTAGAACCCGATTCCATTACAGAAGGAGCCGTTAAAACAGAACCTCGGTCTGTTACGGGAAGACCCGTGAAATTAGAACCCGAGTCTGTGGGCCCAGGAGAGGGGCTCAGTGCAGGGAGTCGGAGCCCTGAACCCTCCAGCACACCCTCCCCCTCAACACTGTCTGTGAGCACCAGCACAGTGGAGACCCCCGGAGACCCTGCGGACTGCCACCGCTGTCCCCAGTGCGGGAAGACCTTCAGCAACCTGGGAAACCTGAAGACACACCAGCGCATCCACACGGGAGAGAAGCCCTTCAGCTGCTCCCAGTGCGGGAAGAGCTTCAGCCAGCTGGGGAACCTGAAAACCCACCAGCGCTTTCACACGGGAGAGAAACCGTTCTGCTGCTCCCAGTGCGGGAAGAGCTTCAGCGTCTTAGTCGCCCTCAAAACGCACCAGCGCATCCACACGGGCGAGCGGCCGTACTCCTGCTCGCAGTGCGGGAAGAGCTTCCGGCAGGTGGGGGTCCTGCAGAAGCACCGGCGCGTCCACACGGGCGAGAGGCCCTACTGCTGCCCGCGCTGCGGCAAGAGCTTCAGCCAGGCGGGGCACCTGAAGCAGCACGAGCACGTGCACACGGGCGCGCGGCCCTTCCTCTGCCCGCAGTGCGGGAAGCGCTTCCACCTGGCGGCCGAGCTCAAGACGCACGGCCGCAcgcacacgggggagaagcccTACGGCTGCGAGCAGTGCGCCAAGCGCTTCACCAGCTCGGAGAGCCTGAAGTCGCACCGGCGCGCCCACACCGGGGAGAAGCCCTACTGCTGCGCCCAGTGCGGGAAGAGCTACAGCCTCTCCAAGAGCCTGAAGAACCACCAGCTGATCCACACGGGCGAGCGGCCCTACCGCTGCGGTTCCTGCGACAAGAGCTTCCGGGTCAAGACGCAGCTGCGCGAGCACCAGCGCATCCACACGGGCGAGCGGCCCTACCGCTGCGACCGCTGCGGCAGGGGCTTCACCAAGTCGGGGGGGCTGAAGGTGCACCAGCGCATCCACACGGGCGAGCGGCCCTTTGGCTGCGACCGCTGCGGCAAGAGCTTCATCACCTCCGGCGGCCTGCAGAAGCACCAGAGCAACCACACGGGCGAGCGGCCCTTCTGCTGCGCCCACTGCGGCACCACCTTCTACGAGCTGGCCAAGCTGAAGCGGCACCAGCGCATCCACACCGGGGAGCGGCCCTTCAGCTGCGCCCAGTGCGGGAAGAGCTTCAACCAGTCGGCGCACCTCAAGGTGCACCAGCAGGTTCACGCCAAGAGGAGGCC CCACCGCTGTGCCCAGTGCGGGAAGAGTTTTGCTATTCTGTGGACTCTGAAAAGACATGAACGAATCCACACAGGACAGAGACCGTACTGCTGCTcccagtgtgggaagagttttagtcagtcaggACAACTAAAAACACACCAGCGAatccacacaggagagaggccGTATTCCTGCTcccagtgtgggaagagtttccgCTACTTAGCAAACGTGAGATCACATCAGCAAACTCACACGGGAGAAAAAGCACACTGCTGCTCTCTGTGCGGGAAGAGTTTTAGCACATCAGGAGTCCTGAAAAGACACCAGAAAACTCACACGGGGGAGAGACCCTTCTGCTGCTCTCAGTGTGGACGGAGTTTCTGCACTTCAGCGTATCTGAAAACAcaccaacaaacacacacaggagagagaccgtttcCCTGCCCTCTCTGTGGGAAATGTTTCAGGAGCCTAAAAATCCTGAAAATGCATCAGCAGAtccacacaggggagagaccGCACTGCTGCTCCCAGTGCGGCAAAAGTTTCAGTTCCTCGGGCAACCTGAAGACGCACCAGCGAGTTCACACGGGAGAGAGGCCGCACTGCTGCTCccagtgtgggaagagcttcACTACGTCGGGAAACCTGAAGAAGCACGTACAGCTGCACACGGGAGAGAGGCCCTTCTGCTGCCCGCAGTGCGGGAAGAGCTTCAGCAACGTAGAGACGCTGAAGACGCACCAGCGCACGCACACGGGAGAGAGGCCCTTCTGCTGCCCCCAGTGCGGGAAGAGCTTCAGCCGCCTGGAGGTCTTGAAAGTCCACGAGCGCATCCACACGGGAGAGAGACCGTACTCCTGCTCCCGGTGTGGGAAGAGCTTCAGCGCGGTGGGCCACCTGAGGACGCACCAGCGCACGCACACGGGAGAGCGGCCCTTCTGCTGCCCCCAGTGCGGCAAGAGCTTCGGCGACTCGTCCCATCTGAAGCGTCACCGGCAGATCCACTCCAGGGAGGCAGCAGGCAGGACTGCGGGGGTCTCTCCGGGCGCGGAGCCGCAGGGCTGCGGGCTGCAGTCTTAA
- the LOC102685517 gene encoding zinc finger protein 436-like: MAETDTEGVPQGLPTPGSEAAGSTSSPAFESSDLSSVRTAARRHGRPLRAAGSRRIKAESERPSRCLSEPPRASPSPPDAELGSVKSEPDYVKIEMSGLDATYASESPSDADCQSFVGRVIKSEPEFGAEGQCVLQSSGSGEELGAGSQSPEPSSTPSPSTLSVSTSTVETPGDPADCHRCPQCGKTFSSRTNLRTHQRTHRGKRPHCCSYCGKCFGRLETLRTHLRLHTGEKPYSCPQCELRFTNLGNLNSHQRTHTGERPHSCSLCGKTFSAVGTLKRHQRTHTGETPYSCSQCGKSFSQSGHLKRHQQIHTGERPHCCSLCGKSFTTSEKLKRHERIHTGERPYCCFQCGKNFSTLGYLKTHQRFHTGERPYCCSHCGKSFSLLGPLKAHQRTHTGERPYCCPQCGKTYTEAQNLKKHLRTHTGERPYCCDYCGLTFRLKAQLRKHLCVHGGDASLPEPPAAAAAGGAPLV, from the coding sequence ATGGCAGAGACGGACACGGAGGGCGTCCCACAGGGACTCCCCACGCCGGGGTCTGAGGCGGCAGGTTCAACTTCCTCGCCTGCCTTTGAGAGCAGTGATCTGAGTTCCGTCCGCACAGCAGCTCGTCGGCACGGCCGGCCTCTCCGGGCTGCGGGGTCCCGCCGAATTAAAGCGGAGAGCGAGAGGCCGAGCCGCTGCCTGTCGGAGCCGCCCCGTGCCTCGCCGTCCCCCCCCGACGCGGAGCTGGGCTCCGTCAAATCGGAGCCCGATTACGTCAAAATCGAGATGAGCGGGCTGGATGCTACCTACGCCTCAGAGAGCCCCAGTGACGCCGACTGTCAGTCCTTTGTGGGGAGAGTCATTAAGTCGGAGCCCGAGTTCGGTGCTGAAGGCCAGTGTGTCCTGCAGTCCTCAGGCTCGGGAGAGGAGCTCGGTGCAGGGAGTCAGAGCCCTGAACCCTCCAGCACACCCTCCCCCTCCACGCTGTCTGTGAGCACCAGCACAGTGGAGACCCCCGGAGACCCTGCGGACTGCCATCGCTGTCCCCAGTGCGGGAAGACCTTCAGCAGTCGCACCAACCTGCGCACGCACCAGCGCACCCACAGGGGCAAGAGGCCGCACTGCTGCTCCTACTGCGGCAAGTGCTTCGGGCGGCTGGAGACGCTGAGGACGCACCTGCGCCtgcacacgggggagaagcccTACTCCTGCCCCCAGTGCGAGCTGCGCTTCACCAACCTGGGCAACCTGAACTCCCACCAGCGCACGCACACGGGCGAGCGGCCGCACAGCTGCTCCCTGTGCGGGAAGACCTTCAGCGCCGTCGGCACGCTGAAGCGCCACCAGCGCACGCACACGGGGGAGACCCCCTACTCCTGCTCCCAGTGCGGCAAGAGCTTCAGCCAGTCGGGCCACCTGAAGCGGCACCAGCAGATCCACACGGGCGAGCGGCCGCACTGCTGCTCGCTGTGCGGCAAGAGCTTCACCACCTCGGAGAAGCTCAAGCGGCACGAGCGCATCCACACGGGCGAGCGGCCCTACTGCTGCTTCCAGTGCGGCAAGAACTTCAGCACCCTGGGCTACCTGAAGACGCACCAGCGCTTCCACACCGGCGAGCGGCCCTACTGCTGCTCCCACTGCGGGAAGAGCTTCAGCCTGCTGGGGCCCCTGAAGGCCCACCAGCGCACCCACACGGGCGAGCGGCCCTACTGCTGCCCCCAGTGCGGCAAGACCTACACCGAAGCCCAGAACCTGAAGAAGCACCTGCGCACACACACGGGGGAGAGGCCCTACTGCTGCGACTACTGCGGCCTGACCTTCCGGCTCAAGGCGCAGCTGAGGAAGCACCTGTGCGTCCACGGGGGGGACGCCTCGCTCCCAGAGCCcccggccgccgccgccgctgggGGCGCGCCCCTCGTCTGA
- the LOC107077275 gene encoding endothelial zinc finger protein induced by tumor necrosis factor alpha-like isoform X1 translates to MAETDTEGVPQGLPTPGSEAGTSALMPCCVKNDTDLDSIHSGDHSRSNTQVPGTMAQSFENAQVSKMIKTEPEEQDCMKPDQDSLQPVHNTELRCLEHMGTAGSGAQQPTGRPKAPRTESVTETPIKLEPMPVSEVPIKSEPTSFTEVPITSEPHLIPDTQFKLEPDSITEGAVKTEPRSVTGRPVKLEPESVGPGEGLSAGSRSPEPSSTPSPSTLSVSTSTVETPGDPADCHRCPQCGKTFSNLGNLKTHQRIHTGEKPFSCSQCGKSFSQLGNLKTHQRFHTGEKPFCCSQCGKSFSVLVALKTHQRIHTGERPYSCSQCGKSFRQVGVLQKHRRVHTGERPYCCPRCGKSFSQAGHLKQHEHVHTGARPFLCPQCGKRFHLAAELKTHGRTHTGEKPYGCEQCAKRFTSSESLKSHRRAHTGEKPYCCAQCGKSYSLSKSLKNHQLIHTGERPYRCGSCDKSFRVKTQLREHQRIHTGERPYRCDRCGRGFTKSGGLKVHQRIHTGERPFGCDRCGKSFITSGGLQKHQSNHTGERPFCCAHCGTTFYELAKLKRHQRIHTGERPFSCAQCGKSFNQSAHLKVHQQVHAKRRPDGGAAGPSGAGPHGHTCTAESEEGGGSRPQPAGATSPRIGHETNWIRPEPEKHCGTAGDIACNGDLSVATWESPGIWRRAGSRSNPAVPAHSSRTARRRLYDKAIMVSAALKCFVVLCRNTLSLLRTILCLV, encoded by the exons ATGGCAGAGACGGACACGGAGGGCGTCCCACAGGGACTCCCCACGCCGGGGTCTGAGGCAGGAACGTCAGCCCTCATGCCCTGCTGTGTCAAAAACGACACTGACTTGGACTCCATCCACTCTGGAGATCATTCCCGTTCCAATACACAGGTCCCTGGCACTATGGCTCAGAGCTTTGAAAACGCTCAAGTGAGCAAAATGATCAAAACAGAGCCTGAAGAACAGGACTGCATGAAGCCAGATCAGGACAGCCTGCAGCCCGTCCACAACACCGAGCTACGTTGTCTGGAGCACATGGGCACGGCTGGTTCAGGGGCCCAGCAGCCTACTGGCAGGCCCAAGGCGCCCAGGACTGAGTCTGTTACAGAGACACCCATTAAATTAGAGCCCATGCCTGTTTCAGAGGTCCCCATCAAATCAGAACCCACATCTTTTACAGAGGTCCCCATTACATCAGAACCCCACTTGATCCCAGACACACAGTTTAAGTTAGAACCCGATTCCATTACAGAAGGAGCCGTTAAAACAGAACCTCGGTCTGTTACGGGAAGACCCGTGAAATTAGAACCCGAGTCTGTGGGCCCAGGAGAGGGGCTCAGTGCAGGGAGTCGGAGCCCTGAACCCTCCAGCACACCCTCCCCCTCAACACTGTCTGTGAGCACCAGCACAGTGGAGACCCCCGGAGACCCTGCGGACTGCCACCGCTGTCCCCAGTGCGGGAAGACCTTCAGCAACCTGGGAAACCTGAAGACACACCAGCGCATCCACACGGGAGAGAAGCCCTTCAGCTGCTCCCAGTGCGGGAAGAGCTTCAGCCAGCTGGGGAACCTGAAAACCCACCAGCGCTTTCACACGGGAGAGAAACCGTTCTGCTGCTCCCAGTGCGGGAAGAGCTTCAGCGTCTTAGTCGCCCTCAAAACGCACCAGCGCATCCACACGGGCGAGCGGCCGTACTCCTGCTCGCAGTGCGGGAAGAGCTTCCGGCAGGTGGGGGTCCTGCAGAAGCACCGGCGCGTCCACACGGGCGAGAGGCCCTACTGCTGCCCGCGCTGCGGCAAGAGCTTCAGCCAGGCGGGGCACCTGAAGCAGCACGAGCACGTGCACACGGGCGCGCGGCCCTTCCTCTGCCCGCAGTGCGGGAAGCGCTTCCACCTGGCGGCCGAGCTCAAGACGCACGGCCGCAcgcacacgggggagaagcccTACGGCTGCGAGCAGTGCGCCAAGCGCTTCACCAGCTCGGAGAGCCTGAAGTCGCACCGGCGCGCCCACACCGGGGAGAAGCCCTACTGCTGCGCCCAGTGCGGGAAGAGCTACAGCCTCTCCAAGAGCCTGAAGAACCACCAGCTGATCCACACGGGCGAGCGGCCCTACCGCTGCGGTTCCTGCGACAAGAGCTTCCGGGTCAAGACGCAGCTGCGCGAGCACCAGCGCATCCACACGGGCGAGCGGCCCTACCGCTGCGACCGCTGCGGCAGGGGCTTCACCAAGTCGGGGGGGCTGAAGGTGCACCAGCGCATCCACACGGGCGAGCGGCCCTTTGGCTGCGACCGCTGCGGCAAGAGCTTCATCACCTCCGGCGGCCTGCAGAAGCACCAGAGCAACCACACGGGCGAGCGGCCCTTCTGCTGCGCCCACTGCGGCACCACCTTCTACGAGCTGGCCAAGCTGAAGCGGCACCAGCGCATCCACACCGGGGAGCGGCCCTTCAGCTGCGCCCAGTGCGGGAAGAGCTTCAACCAGTCGGCGCACCTCAAGGTGCACCAGCAGGTTCACGCCAAGAGGAGGCCAGACGGCGGCGCGGCCGGGCCCTCTGGTGCCGGGCCCCACGG GCACACGTGCACAGCTGAGTCTGAGGAAGGGGGCGGGAGCAGACCCCAGCCGGCAGGCGCGACAAGCCCCAGGATTGGACACGAAACGAACTGGATCCGGCCGGAGCCCG AAAAGCATTGTGGGACAGCGGGTGACATTGCTTGCAATGGCGATCTCTCAGTGGCAACCTGGGAATCTCCCGGAATCTGGCGCCGTGCCGGGAGCCGCTCAAACCCTGCAGTTCCTGCCCACTCGAGCAGGACTGCGCGCAGAAGGCTTTATGACAAGGCCATCATGGTGAGCGCCGCTCTGAAATGTTTTGTAGTACTGTGTCGTAACACCTTGTCATTGTTGAGAACAATTTTGTGTCTGGTGTGA
- the LOC102685316 gene encoding GTPase IMAP family member 2-like: MSQGPRSETRIVLLGRAGSGKSATGNTILGAAAFAPGTATQSCARAERRVGGRQVVVIDTPGSVLEGEGRGPEARRCVSLGAPGPHAYLLVIDPGRLTAEDEAAAARVRHVFGEASERRTIALLTHGDRLTERRQQEALEGQRVWREILQRFGRRYHVFNNGDPGDGRQVGELLDKIDRLGEEGGTCRRAEEGEGVPRRRGGAIRGTERRSAPQRGAAEEEKPPAPTGGRWFGPLREEEWALLGLAVVTVGVVAGAVGVATAMA; this comes from the exons ATGTCCCAAG GGCCTCGGAGCGAAACGAGGATCGTGCTGCTGGGGAGAGCGGGATCCGGGAAGAGCGCCACgggaaacaccatcctgggaGCAGCCGCGTTCGCACCCGGGACAGCCACGCAGAGCTGCGCCAGAGCCGAGCGGCGCGTGGGCGGGCGGCAGGTGGTGGTGATCGACACCCCCGGCTCCGTGCTCGAGGGCGAGGGCAGGGGGCCCGAGGCGCGGAGGTGCGTCTCTCTGGGCGCCCCGGGGCCCCACGCCTACCTGCTGGTGATCGACCCCGGCCGGCTCACGGCCGAGGAcgaggcggcggcggcccgGGTGCGGCACGTTTTCGGGGAGGCGTCCGAGAGACGCACCATCGCGCTGCTGACGCACGGGGACCGGCTGACGGAGCGGCGCCAGCAGGAGGCGCTGGAGGGCCAGCGGGTTTGGCGGGAGATCCTGCAGAGGTTCGGCCGCCGCTACCACGTCTTCAATAACGGGGACCCCGGCGACGGCCGACAGGTCGGGGAGCTGCTGGACAAGATCGACCGCTTGGGCGAGGAGGGCGGGACGTGCCGCCGGGCGGAGGAGGGCGAGGGCGTCCCGCGCAGGAGGGGGGGCGCGATCCGCGGCACCGAGAGGAGGTCGGCGCCCCAGCGCGGCGCGGCGGAGGAGGAGAAGCCGCCCGCCCCGACGGGGGGGCGCTGGTTCGGCCCCCTGCGGGAGGAGGAGTGGGCCCTGCTGGGCCTGGCGGTGGTCACGGTGGGCGTGGTGGCTGGAGCGGTGGGCGTCGCCACCGCCATGGCGTAA